The following coding sequences lie in one Enterococcus sp. 9E7_DIV0242 genomic window:
- the istB gene encoding IS21-like element helper ATPase IstB — protein MIEAYAKQLKLPYLKKNYSTLLQQAIDLDQNFEEFLTQLLTLEIEQRQNNRIQTLIRQSKLPSKVTFDDYMDSHLEVKMKKQIKELKTLRFIDQKENLILMGNPGVGKTHLATVLGMEACLSGKSVLFTNIPNLVIELKESMSANQLNFYKRRFGKYDLVILDELGYVSFDQIGSEILFNLLSNRTTAGSMIITTNLSFDRWEETFKDPMLTAAMVDRLAHRAHVLDLSGPSFRVEDTKKWLN, from the coding sequence ATGATCGAAGCATATGCCAAGCAATTAAAATTACCTTATCTGAAGAAAAACTATTCCACTTTACTCCAGCAAGCGATCGACCTGGATCAAAATTTTGAGGAGTTTCTTACACAGCTGCTTACGTTAGAGATTGAACAGCGGCAAAACAATCGGATTCAAACACTGATTCGTCAATCAAAATTGCCAAGTAAAGTGACGTTCGATGACTACATGGACAGTCATTTAGAAGTGAAAATGAAGAAACAAATCAAAGAGTTGAAAACATTACGATTCATCGATCAAAAAGAGAATCTTATTTTAATGGGCAATCCTGGCGTTGGGAAAACCCATTTAGCAACTGTTCTCGGAATGGAAGCCTGTCTTTCCGGAAAAAGTGTCCTCTTTACGAATATCCCTAACTTGGTCATCGAACTAAAAGAATCCATGAGTGCGAACCAGTTGAATTTTTATAAGCGCCGGTTTGGCAAATACGACTTAGTTATTCTAGATGAATTAGGTTATGTGTCATTTGATCAAATAGGAAGCGAGATTCTCTTTAATCTTCTCTCGAATCGAACGACTGCCGGCTCGATGATCATCACGACGAACCTGTCCTTCGATCGCTGGGAAGAAACCTTTAAAGATCCAATGCTTACAGCAGCAATGGTGGACCGTTTGGCCCATCGGGCTCATGTGTTGGATCTCAGTGGTCCATCTTTTCGTGTAGAAGATACAAAGAAATGGCTAAACTAA
- a CDS encoding type II toxin-antitoxin system HicA family toxin has product MPMTQKEMVKLLKSAGWIKTKGGKGSHIKMEKAGRRPITVPHGELNKYTEAGIKKDAGLK; this is encoded by the coding sequence ATGCCAATGACACAAAAGGAGATGGTCAAATTACTCAAATCCGCTGGTTGGATAAAAACCAAAGGAGGGAAAGGCTCCCATATAAAAATGGAAAAGGCTGGTAGAAGACCTATCACAGTTCCGCATGGTGAATTGAATAAGTACACCGAAGCCGGAATAAAAAAGGATGCTGGGCTAAAGTAG
- a CDS encoding type II toxin-antitoxin system HicB family antitoxin, with amino-acid sequence MLVSYPALFYYDDTEETNAKFFVSFPDFPGYAGTQGEDIPDAMYMSADWLGIVLADAIENGREIVTPTPINKLSLVGNNPFKDDEEMRLVYDPENSFISMVTVDVSKYLGNQEPIKKTLTIPKWADKLGREMHLNFSKTLTDAIADKKMNV; translated from the coding sequence ATGTTAGTTAGTTATCCCGCGCTCTTTTATTATGATGATACTGAAGAAACTAATGCAAAATTCTTTGTGTCGTTCCCGGATTTCCCAGGATATGCTGGAACACAAGGTGAAGATATACCTGATGCGATGTATATGTCAGCTGATTGGTTAGGTATCGTCTTAGCTGATGCTATCGAAAATGGACGTGAAATAGTTACACCAACACCAATCAATAAACTGTCACTTGTAGGTAACAATCCATTTAAAGATGATGAAGAAATGCGCTTAGTTTACGATCCAGAAAACTCTTTTATATCAATGGTTACTGTGGATGTCTCTAAATACCTCGGTAATCAAGAACCTATAAAGAAAACTCTTACCATTCCAAAATGGGCAGATAAGTTGGGGAGAGAAATGCATCTAAACTTTTCTAAAACCCTTACCGATGCCATTGCTGATAAAAAAATGAATGTATAA
- a CDS encoding carbohydrate ABC transporter permease produces MGKHKGIVEKIINKIMWLAAAFIIFILGYLLYNSFREKSDFMTNTLGLPKGFTVQNYIKLFVNDHFEKYFLNSVIILAFSVVLLVFLASFVAYGLGRYTFRGNRFLRVFFLIGMMFPVQLGIVPIFLLIKNVGLMDSYTSVVLILGTAISMPVLMLTEFFSKLPDELYEAATLDGAGELTIFLRIMFPMAKPVVFSVCIISSVNIWNQFFIPLIFLQTDTKKTVPLLVVKYTNNLFNNMDSALAASVLATIPILILFVIFSRKVLSGFMNGAVKG; encoded by the coding sequence ATGGGAAAGCATAAAGGGATAGTGGAAAAAATCATCAATAAGATCATGTGGCTGGCTGCTGCATTCATCATTTTCATTCTTGGGTATCTTCTATATAATTCATTTCGCGAGAAAAGCGATTTTATGACAAATACTTTAGGATTGCCGAAAGGCTTCACTGTTCAAAACTATATTAAGCTGTTTGTGAATGACCATTTTGAAAAATATTTTCTTAACAGTGTCATTATTCTTGCTTTCTCAGTGGTTTTGTTAGTCTTTCTAGCTTCGTTTGTCGCGTACGGTTTAGGTCGCTATACGTTTAGAGGAAATCGTTTCCTACGGGTATTTTTCTTGATAGGTATGATGTTTCCGGTACAATTGGGGATCGTCCCGATTTTTCTATTGATAAAAAATGTTGGTTTGATGGATTCGTATACCAGTGTTGTTCTTATTTTGGGAACAGCGATCAGTATGCCTGTATTGATGTTGACTGAATTTTTCAGTAAACTCCCTGATGAGCTTTATGAAGCGGCTACATTGGATGGTGCAGGAGAATTAACGATTTTTTTGCGGATCATGTTTCCAATGGCCAAACCAGTCGTCTTTTCTGTGTGTATCATCAGCTCTGTAAATATTTGGAATCAATTTTTTATTCCACTGATTTTCTTACAAACAGACACAAAAAAGACTGTCCCGTTACTAGTTGTTAAATATACCAATAATCTGTTTAACAACATGGATAGTGCTCTGGCTGCCTCCGTATTAGCCACGATCCCAATCTTGATTCTATTCGTTATTTTTTCAAGAAAGGTTCTATCAGGTTTTATGAATGGTGCAGTTAAAGGATAA
- a CDS encoding carbohydrate ABC transporter permease, whose amino-acid sequence MKQKRAFLWFIAPGFIFYCLFVIYPIFSAAKISFFKWNGIGEQLFVGFDNYKELFSNPILLNQLTNALKHSLIIFILTVLIMLPLQIAFAYMIYSKTTGHGVLRTVIFSPQFISTPVIVFLFTLLLDANIGLINELLNKVGLSSLAQPWLGMPSVGIYVVWLMISWAGFGVGMMYFIAAMNMISEDSIEAAYMEGAGYWKRLWLIVIPQIKNTILNLALISYITAMTIFDYSYILGGVSGGVNGSVDVVSLFFYRIAFGDNNPLGGNLSENSMGMGTTIACVLFLIIFIVASLQMYFMMRKDEDDGKA is encoded by the coding sequence ATGAAACAAAAGAGGGCATTCCTATGGTTTATCGCTCCAGGTTTTATCTTTTACTGTCTCTTTGTCATCTATCCGATTTTTTCAGCGGCGAAAATCAGTTTCTTTAAATGGAACGGAATCGGTGAGCAGCTATTTGTTGGATTTGATAATTACAAAGAGCTGTTTTCTAATCCGATTTTGTTGAATCAGCTGACAAATGCCTTAAAGCATAGCTTGATTATTTTCATTTTGACAGTCTTGATCATGCTCCCATTACAAATTGCTTTTGCTTATATGATTTATTCAAAGACGACTGGGCATGGGGTCTTGCGGACGGTTATTTTCTCGCCGCAATTCATTTCAACACCAGTAATTGTTTTTCTGTTTACGTTATTACTGGATGCGAATATCGGATTGATCAATGAGCTGTTGAACAAGGTTGGGCTAAGTTCGTTAGCTCAGCCTTGGCTGGGAATGCCCAGTGTGGGAATCTATGTTGTTTGGCTCATGATTTCCTGGGCTGGTTTTGGTGTGGGAATGATGTATTTTATTGCTGCGATGAATATGATTTCCGAGGATAGTATCGAAGCGGCTTATATGGAGGGAGCAGGGTATTGGAAACGATTATGGCTGATCGTTATCCCGCAAATCAAAAATACTATTTTGAATTTAGCGCTGATCTCTTATATCACTGCTATGACGATTTTTGACTATAGTTACATTTTAGGTGGTGTATCGGGTGGCGTAAACGGTAGTGTAGATGTAGTCAGTCTGTTTTTCTATCGAATTGCGTTTGGCGATAATAATCCGTTAGGAGGCAACCTTTCAGAAAATTCAATGGGAATGGGGACCACGATTGCTTGTGTCCTATTCTTGATTATCTTTATAGTTGCTTCATTGCAAATGTATTTCATGATGAGAAAGGATGAGGATGATGGGAAAGCATAA